The DNA segment aacccctctcgggtcaagagagagtgtggcgccacattgttcaagccccagaatcaactcttaagggagcaatttatctactttccttgacgtcgaggaaggagtgaattccgtcttgtatagCTATATTTCCAACTCTCTAATAAGACGAATtgccaaaatggtaggcttattgagttgacgatctggccactctcacccatacaaatcaaaggttcgccttcatagacaggagttcacaactcactcaggccatgtcacctatagtcatcatGGTGAAAAATAAGTCTCAATTAtaaatggcgttatataatgagactagtcatttcgtggtccgatcttataagTGGGCTCCTTTGAATTACTGGGAGATTCTTATAGTAGAAGGCTCCAAGCAAGATTTAGAGTGTAGGATGATTATTATGTGGTGTGTTTGGAACTTGAGAAACGAGATCTGCTTcactaaagaaataaatttacCACGTGATAATTTGTGATTAAATACTTagacgataaaaaaaaaaaaagtatttttctagTAAAAAATGCTAATGGGCGAGAAGGCCTAATGTAGGTTTTACCCACATAAGGTGAAAAACGGCAAAACAAAATATCTCCTCTTCGATCCACCAATTATGGAGAAGTAGGAGAGTTGATCTTGAGTTGTGGTCCTATGGAGAGGACAAAAACGTTGGTCTTTAATTGAAGTTGCCAAAGCCATCCTCGGCTCCAAGCCTCCAAGCCTCTAATCCAACTTTTCTTTTGGCCTTGGGTTTTGTAGGCACGCTGGCAGCCTAAGCCAACACatgaatattatttattataataacgAAATCAGGAAGTCCAGCCGAATATTCCCCCAGCTTTTGTCTTCTTGTCTCTGCCTTTCAGCTCTTGTGTGTTCGGTGATGAAAGTACTTTCTTTTACGTTTGCCATTTTGTACGATAGTGATCTTCCAACTCTCAACAGATGCCTATCCCTGTGCTGCTACATATTTGTCCTTTCCTACCAACTACAATTACGTGACaaacttttcttttatgaatatatttttttaatggtttTTGCTATGAGTATGACTCAGAGTGTTGCACAAATATTTGTGCAATGCACCAACGTGTTACTCTAGTAGTAGTTATTATTTAGTATAAGTATGGCGGCTAACAAAAAAAAACGTTTTATTCTATTCATtagaaatgttaaaaaaaaaaaaatttgatgatCAGAAAAAATTGATCAATTTGTATAgtttggattggattgggttcaaataaatgaaaattttatggattgagttGGTTCACTAATATAACCTAAAGCAACTCgagtttattattaattttaaaaaatatatttttttaataataattatttaaattaaaaaaatttacaatctaATAATAGAAtcgtgtaaaaaaaaaaatttcaatccaacccaatccaacttaTAAACACCACCACAATCAATGCCATTTGAGTTTAGCCACAAAATAACCTACCCTGAGGAAAAATTTTTAGGCTTGACATCAGATCAGGCTTCCgttgagaaaaataagaaaaatggcAATCACTCAGGATGTAGACGATAATGGGCTAGAAGCGGCAGGAGAGCCACTGTTGCAGGATGAGAGTAAGTGGACTCACAGCAGTCAAGAGCGTCACCCATGGATGGTTTACCTCAGCACGTTGGTGGCTGTTTGTGGCTCCTACGAATTTGGAACTTGTGTAAGTATACCCACAATTAACTCTCTCCCAAGTCTTTTGCGTATGGCTCATTGTTATGTGGCCTTGGTTTCAGGCGGGTTACTCCTCGCCCACTCAAAGTGCTATCATGGATGATCTTCATCTCTCTTTAGCCGAGGTATGATTCAAATCAGAATGCtttctcaatctttttttttttttttttNGTGTTGGCTTTGGATTAACAGTTAAAAAAGGTCAAAACAACTGTACAGAAGTTTTTGGTTATCGAGTTATTTTAGGCAATTTTCCGTTATTCTACTTCAATTCATCTTGTTTTGTTTAGAATGCATGAAAAGAACAAAGTTTGTGAATATACGGTGACTATGGAGACATTGGAGAGGAAGTATTAGCTATTGAAAGCTGAACCACTTAATCTTCTGTCTCCTTTCTCCTCACCTTTCTAATTTCGTTGTTGCAGATAATTCATGGTCACATCCGAGTGATGCTTTAAGCATGACAAAATGTTGCTATGGATTCATCTTGGGCTAGTAATGGGATAAAGCAATTATCTGTAATAACTTAGAAATGTTTTTGGAGAGTACTTAAATGGATTGTGGTATGCTATATGCTTTGTAAGGAAAAACTTTGATAACAGAGCGATAAATGATGCAAGATGTGTAGATTTGCTATTGTTTGATgagtaaaatgttaattttcCGGCAAAAAGAGATTTATACTGAACTTCACCAACTTGAACCTATGATACATAACTCAAATACACAGATTGGTTAACCAACAAGGTCTCCTGTTTTTCCCTCGAAATTCATACTTATGCAGTTTTCACTGTTTGGCTCCATACTGACATTTGGTGCAATGATTGGTGCAATTACAAGTGGACCTGTCGGAGATCTCCTCGGCCGGAAAGGGGTGAGCAGACAAGTTTATAATCTGTCCATAGGAAGTTTGAACTATTAGTTGGAAGCGGTCCATTTtaaacttcttcaaattttctatGCCCCTCTTTCTCCCTATCTgagataatttttattttcttttttataatattgGTAGGCAATGAGGGTCGCTACCGGTGCTTGTGTGGCTGGGTGGCTAACAATATACTTGGCTCAGGTTGGTGTTTCCTTTGATTTGTTCTCTTTCCTTAAAATACAAGTAGAATTGACCATATGTTAGCTCGATTACTACAAAAGGGAGTAGTGGCTTTGGATATTGGACGATTCGCTACTGGATATGGAATGGGAGTCTTTTCTTATGTGGTACTTTTTTAAATCCCTTTCTACTAGTTGTAATTTGCTATGCTTTGTTTCCTTTTTAATACTTTGCTTTGCCTCCCTATCTGACTGCTCCAGGTTCCTGTTTTCATAGCTGAGATTGCACCTAAGAACCTCCGAGGAGTTCTAACTACCCTCAAtcaggttaaaaaaaaaaaaaaagaaaaaaaaaatctaagagaTGCACTACCTAAATAggcatttcaaaattttgagacAACTAAGAATTTTGTAAGGCTGCTGGTTACCTGACAAGTAACAATGTAGTAGTTCTCAGTTGTCTTTATATTTCATGTTCTACAGTTAATGATTTGCACAGCAGTGTCAATATCCTTCACAATTGGGAATGTACTCTCATGGAGAGCTCTAGCATTGACTGGTAAAATTTCTGACTCTTTCTTTCTAGCCTCCAAGTGAAAAACATCAGGAAAAAGAACAACTAACTTCCTTTGTTAAATGCTTGTAGGACTTGTCCCTTGTGTCATTCTGACATTTGGTCTTCTCTTCATTCCTGAATCTCCAAGATGGCTGGTAAGGAAAATTAGTTGATATGGAACAAACCATTGTGTTGGGATGTTCATATGATGTTGAACATGAATCAGGCAAAAGAGCGACGacaaaaagaatttgaaatggcTCTCAGAAAACTTCGTGGTGAGGATGTTGACGTGTCCCAAGAGGCAGCTGAAATCCAGGTTTTTCTCCTTCCAGCTTGGTGTGATAGCTTTTCCAATATTTAAGGTGCAAGTTACCTTTTCAGCATTACATTGATGTACAATTTTCTCAACAGGACTATGTAGCAACCCTTGAACAACTCCCAAAACCCCAAATTACTGATTTGTTTCAGAGGATGTACTTGCGCTCGGTTGTTGTAAGATCTTCATCTGAACTGATTTTTTACTTAGATTTACATCCTTACTCATCATGGTTTCTTATTGTTTCACTTGAAAAGTGGAAGAGAACCAGTCAAATTTTTTGTAAACTCACCGTCACTGCAATCCATGACCTATATAATTTTTCCTGAGCAGATTG comes from the Benincasa hispida cultivar B227 chromosome 5, ASM972705v1, whole genome shotgun sequence genome and includes:
- the LOC120077716 gene encoding sugar transporter ERD6-like 7, encoding MAITQDVDDNGLEAAGEPLLQDESKWTHSSQERHPWMVYLSTLVAVCGSYEFGTCAGYSSPTQSAIMDDLHLSLAEFSLFGSILTFGAMIGAITSGPVGDLLGRKGAMRVATGACVAGWLTIYLAQGVVALDIGRFATGYGMGVFSYVVPVFIAEIAPKNLRGVLTTLNQLMICTAVSISFTIGNVLSWRALALTGLVPCVILTFGLLFIPESPRWLAKERRQKEFEMALRKLRGEDVDVSQEAAEIQDYVATLEQLPKPQITDLFQRMYLRSVVIGVGLMVCQQFGGINGICFYVANIFESAGFSVSVGTISYAILQVIVTGIGAVLMDKAGRKPLILISASGLVLGCILDAVSFYLKANGLAIQAVPVLTVAGVLVYIGSFSIGMGPVPWVVMSEVFPINIKGLAGSMATLTNWFGAWACSYTFNFLMAWSSYGTFLIYAVINAMAIGFVVMVVPETKGRSLEQIQAAING